A genomic segment from Agrobacterium vitis encodes:
- a CDS encoding ArsR/SmtB family transcription factor, which translates to MLAEIAALMGDPARANMLIALMGGQALTAGELALHGGVSAQTASGHLARMVEGRLLSVEKQGRHRYYRLAGRAVAAAMETLMSLAADGPRRLHPVGPKDLALRSARSCYDHIAGRLGVALADGLQTKAYIELGEEAVTLTPPGQQFFCDFGIDLSPATPRGRPFCRTCLDWSERRPHLAGRLGAALLDRMLDLGWVARQPQGRALRITQAGQQGFRAQFGVTEDWMA; encoded by the coding sequence ATGCTGGCTGAAATTGCCGCCCTGATGGGGGACCCGGCCCGCGCCAATATGCTGATCGCCCTGATGGGCGGGCAGGCGTTGACCGCAGGCGAGTTGGCGCTGCATGGCGGTGTCAGCGCCCAGACCGCCAGCGGCCATCTGGCCAGGATGGTGGAGGGCCGTCTGCTATCGGTCGAAAAACAGGGCCGTCACCGATATTACCGTCTGGCCGGGCGCGCTGTTGCCGCGGCGATGGAAACGCTGATGTCGCTTGCCGCTGACGGGCCCCGACGCCTGCATCCGGTTGGCCCGAAGGACTTGGCGCTACGCTCGGCGCGCAGCTGTTACGATCACATCGCCGGTCGTCTCGGCGTGGCGCTTGCCGATGGCTTGCAGACCAAGGCCTATATCGAGCTAGGGGAGGAGGCTGTGACGCTGACGCCACCTGGCCAGCAGTTTTTCTGCGATTTCGGCATCGATCTTTCCCCGGCCACACCACGCGGACGGCCGTTCTGCCGCACCTGCCTCGACTGGAGCGAGCGTCGCCCGCATCTGGCCGGACGGCTGGGCGCGGCCTTGCTGGACAGAATGCTGGACCTGGGCTGGGTGGCGCGCCAGCCGCAGGGCAGGGCGCTGCGGATCACCCAGGCCGGACAGCAGGGCTTTCGGGCGCAATTCGGGGTTACGGAAGACTGGATGGCGTGA
- the thrC gene encoding threonine synthase: protein MDFISTRGEAPALNFCDALLAGLARDGGLYLPREWPRMRKRDIRALRGKTYQEVAFAVLKPFVDGEIKDDALQAMIHDAYATFRHPAVAPLVQTGPNSYILELFHGTTLAFKDVAMQLLGRLMDHVLRERGQRATIVGATSGDTGGAAIDAFAGLDNIDMFILFPKGKVSPVQQRQMTTSKAGNVRAVAIEGNFDDCQDLVKAMFNHVAFRDKVQLSGVNSINWARIMAQVVYYFTAALSLGGPDRKISFTVPTGNFGDIFAGYVAREMGLPIDKLVIATNDNDILARTLKTGRYEMRGVMATTSPSMDIQISSNFERLLFEASGRNAGEIRSQMAGLKQSGAFEIKPDTLKTIRKLFRAGRASETEVAKTIATTLAETGYLLDPHTACGVVVASKFEKPQSPMVTLATAHPAKFPAAVKSASGIDPALPTWLADLMDREERFDVLAGELDVVEAFISAHSRAGA from the coding sequence ATGGACTTTATTTCCACTCGCGGCGAGGCGCCCGCTCTCAATTTTTGCGACGCGCTTCTGGCAGGCCTCGCCCGTGACGGTGGCCTTTACCTGCCCCGCGAATGGCCGAGAATGCGCAAGCGCGACATCCGGGCGCTGCGCGGCAAGACCTATCAGGAGGTCGCGTTCGCGGTGCTGAAACCCTTCGTGGACGGCGAAATCAAGGATGATGCCCTTCAGGCGATGATCCATGACGCCTATGCCACCTTCCGCCATCCTGCTGTCGCGCCTTTGGTGCAGACCGGGCCGAATTCCTATATTCTTGAACTGTTCCACGGCACGACCCTGGCCTTCAAAGATGTCGCCATGCAATTGCTTGGCCGGCTGATGGATCACGTTCTGCGCGAGCGCGGACAGCGCGCCACCATTGTCGGCGCCACCTCGGGCGACACGGGCGGCGCGGCCATCGATGCCTTTGCCGGGCTTGATAATATCGACATGTTCATCCTGTTTCCCAAGGGCAAGGTCTCGCCGGTGCAGCAGCGGCAGATGACCACATCCAAGGCTGGGAATGTCCGGGCGGTGGCCATCGAGGGCAATTTCGACGATTGTCAGGATCTGGTCAAAGCGATGTTCAACCATGTCGCCTTTCGTGACAAGGTGCAGCTATCCGGCGTCAATTCAATCAACTGGGCGCGAATCATGGCCCAGGTGGTCTATTATTTCACCGCCGCCCTTTCGCTGGGGGGACCGGACCGCAAGATTTCCTTCACTGTCCCAACAGGCAATTTCGGCGATATTTTCGCAGGCTATGTGGCGCGCGAAATGGGCCTGCCCATCGACAAGCTGGTGATTGCCACCAATGACAACGACATTCTGGCCCGCACGCTGAAAACCGGGCGCTACGAGATGCGCGGTGTGATGGCCACCACCTCGCCGTCGATGGATATTCAGATCTCCTCGAATTTCGAGCGCCTGCTGTTTGAAGCCAGCGGCCGCAATGCCGGCGAGATCCGTTCGCAGATGGCTGGATTGAAGCAATCCGGCGCTTTCGAAATCAAGCCGGACACGCTCAAAACCATCCGGAAACTCTTCCGGGCCGGACGCGCCTCGGAAACGGAGGTGGCCAAGACCATCGCCACCACTTTGGCTGAAACCGGCTATCTGCTTGATCCCCATACGGCTTGCGGCGTGGTGGTCGCATCGAAATTCGAAAAGCCGCAAAGCCCGATGGTGACACTGGCCACAGCCCATCCCGCCAAATTTCCGGCGGCGGTAAAATCGGCGTCGGGTATTGACCCCGCGCTTCCGACGTGGCTTGCTGATCTGATGGATAGGGAGGAGCGTTTCGACGTCCTTGCTGGCGAGCTCGACGTGGTGGAGGCATTCATCTCCGCTCATTCGCGCGCTGGTGCTTAA
- a CDS encoding GNAT family N-acetyltransferase encodes MTRSVFGFLSRQPERPELRDGARLLRLPRNGDYNQWYRLRSESRAFLQPWEPLWRPDELTESAFRSRVMRNAQEYACGLAVPFFLFRESDAVLMGGLTIGLIRRGVSQACMIGYWMGERFAGQGHMFAALQLAKPYIFKELELHRIEAACIPDNDKSIRLLERAGFEREGLLRGYLNINGQWRDHAIYSLLAEPGAVSGKKLYS; translated from the coding sequence ATGACGCGGTCTGTGTTCGGGTTTCTGTCCCGCCAGCCGGAACGGCCGGAGCTGCGTGACGGGGCACGTCTGCTGCGGCTGCCGCGCAATGGCGATTATAATCAATGGTACAGGCTACGGTCTGAAAGCCGGGCTTTTCTCCAGCCCTGGGAACCGCTGTGGCGTCCCGACGAGCTGACCGAAAGCGCCTTTCGATCGCGTGTCATGCGCAATGCCCAGGAATATGCCTGTGGATTGGCCGTGCCATTTTTTCTGTTTCGCGAAAGCGACGCTGTGCTGATGGGCGGGCTGACCATCGGCCTGATCCGGCGCGGCGTCTCCCAGGCTTGTATGATCGGATATTGGATGGGCGAACGTTTCGCCGGCCAAGGCCATATGTTTGCCGCACTTCAATTGGCAAAACCATATATCTTCAAGGAACTTGAGTTGCATCGTATCGAAGCCGCCTGTATTCCTGACAATGACAAAAGCATCCGGCTGCTGGAGCGGGCCGGTTTTGAACGGGAAGGTCTGTTGCGCGGATATTTGAACATCAACGGACAGTGGAGAGATCACGCGATCTACTCGCTTCTGGCGGAACCTGGTGCCGTTTCCGGCAAAAAACTCTATTCATGA
- a CDS encoding M16 family metallopeptidase: MNVECTRLPSGLTVVTEKMPHLESVALGVWVKSGSRDETAEEHGIAHLLEHMAFKGTKRRTARQIAEEIENVGGELNAATSTETTSYYARVLKDDVPLAVDILADILTDSAFDDEELIREKHVILQEIGAAFDTPDDVVFDRFAETAFRDQTVGRGILGTPQTVDGFTSDQIRAYLARNYTTDRMFVVAAGAVDHESFVRQVEDRFSTLRTKPAVSPLITPARYTGGEVRESRDLMDTQLLLGFEGRAYHARDFYASQILANILGGGMSSRLFQEVREFRGLCYSVYAFHWGFSDTGIFGIHAATGGENLPELVPVIISELRKSAERIEQQEIDRSRTQIRAQLLMGQESPAARAGQIARQMMLYGRPISNPELMERLESITVDRLTDLAGRLFFDGSPPTLSAIGPLEQLAPMEDILSALSGSRDTVLKAARG, translated from the coding sequence ATGAATGTTGAGTGCACCCGCCTGCCTTCGGGGCTGACGGTCGTTACCGAAAAAATGCCGCATCTGGAAAGCGTCGCGCTGGGCGTCTGGGTCAAATCCGGTTCGCGCGATGAAACCGCTGAGGAACATGGTATTGCCCATCTTCTCGAGCACATGGCCTTCAAGGGGACGAAACGGCGCACCGCCCGCCAGATTGCCGAGGAAATCGAGAATGTCGGGGGCGAGCTGAATGCCGCGACATCAACAGAGACCACCTCCTATTACGCCCGGGTGCTGAAGGACGATGTGCCGCTGGCCGTCGATATCCTCGCCGACATCCTCACTGATTCGGCCTTCGATGACGAAGAGTTGATCCGTGAAAAGCATGTGATCCTGCAGGAAATCGGCGCGGCCTTTGATACGCCTGATGACGTTGTCTTCGACCGTTTCGCCGAAACCGCCTTTCGCGACCAGACGGTCGGACGCGGCATTCTTGGCACGCCACAAACGGTGGATGGTTTCACCAGCGACCAGATTCGCGCCTATCTTGCCCGCAACTATACCACCGACCGGATGTTTGTGGTGGCGGCTGGCGCCGTCGACCACGAAAGCTTCGTGCGCCAGGTGGAAGACCGCTTCAGCACGCTGCGCACCAAGCCCGCCGTCTCGCCGCTGATCACCCCTGCCCGCTATACCGGCGGCGAGGTGCGCGAAAGCCGCGACCTGATGGACACCCAGCTTTTGCTCGGCTTCGAAGGCCGCGCCTATCATGCGCGCGATTTCTACGCCTCGCAGATTCTGGCCAATATCCTCGGCGGCGGCATGTCCTCGCGGCTGTTTCAGGAGGTACGCGAATTTCGCGGCCTCTGTTACTCCGTCTATGCCTTTCACTGGGGCTTTTCCGATACCGGCATTTTCGGCATTCATGCCGCGACCGGCGGCGAAAACCTGCCGGAACTGGTGCCTGTGATCATCAGCGAGCTGCGCAAATCGGCTGAAAGAATCGAGCAACAGGAAATCGACCGGTCCCGCACCCAGATCCGGGCGCAATTGCTGATGGGGCAGGAAAGCCCCGCGGCGCGCGCCGGACAGATCGCCCGGCAGATGATGCTCTATGGTCGGCCGATTTCCAATCCGGAACTGATGGAGCGGTTGGAAAGCATTACCGTTGACCGGCTGACGGACCTTGCTGGGCGGCTGTTCTTCGACGGCAGCCCACCGACATTGTCAGCCATCGGCCCGCTCGAACAGTTGGCGCCCATGGAAGACATCCTTTCGGCCCTGTCGGGATCACGCGACACGGTGCTGAAGGCGGCGCGCGGCTGA
- a CDS encoding DMT family transporter has product MEKPVLLKELALLLALATVWGAAYSFIRIGVETIPPITLIATRTLLAGSLLLAILRMRGMTLPRDSATWRRFFIQSCLNSALPFTLIAWAELHVEAGLAVILNALTPIFTFLITVAFTRHEHVGLPKLLGVLLGISGTCLIVGFNAFHSAGTDLVAQCAVILASACYAMAAIFGRNFKGLDPMMPAAGSLLCGAAMLIPLSLIVDKPWTLAVSTSSLAALLALSVFSTALAFVIYFRLVHTLGSVATTSQAYLRVPIGVGIGAIFLGERYSPTVLAGLVLVVAGVIVMTLPASLSLPRIFRPLRRKPQQP; this is encoded by the coding sequence ATGGAAAAACCGGTCCTTTTAAAAGAACTTGCCCTGCTTTTGGCTTTGGCAACCGTTTGGGGCGCTGCCTACAGTTTCATCCGCATCGGGGTGGAGACCATCCCACCGATCACGCTGATTGCCACCCGCACCCTGCTGGCTGGCAGCTTGTTGCTTGCCATTCTGCGGATGCGCGGCATGACACTGCCCCGCGACAGCGCAACCTGGCGGCGGTTCTTCATCCAGTCCTGCCTCAACAGCGCCTTGCCCTTCACCCTGATTGCCTGGGCGGAACTGCATGTCGAGGCCGGGCTTGCCGTGATCCTCAATGCCTTGACGCCGATCTTCACCTTCCTGATCACCGTCGCCTTCACCCGGCATGAACATGTCGGCCTGCCCAAACTGCTTGGCGTTTTGTTGGGAATTTCTGGCACCTGCCTGATCGTCGGCTTCAACGCTTTTCATTCCGCCGGAACCGATCTCGTTGCGCAATGCGCCGTCATCCTGGCATCGGCCTGCTATGCGATGGCCGCGATTTTCGGGAGGAATTTTAAGGGACTTGACCCGATGATGCCCGCTGCCGGCTCGCTTTTGTGCGGAGCGGCTATGCTTATTCCGCTCAGCCTGATCGTGGACAAGCCCTGGACGCTGGCCGTCTCCACCTCTTCGCTAGCGGCCCTGCTGGCGCTCTCGGTGTTTTCCACCGCGCTGGCATTTGTCATCTATTTCCGGCTTGTCCATACGCTCGGCTCGGTCGCCACCACATCCCAGGCCTATCTGCGGGTGCCGATCGGGGTCGGCATTGGCGCGATTTTTCTGGGGGAGCGCTATAGCCCGACCGTGCTCGCCGGTCTCGTCCTGGTCGTGGCCGGTGTCATCGTCATGACCCTGCCCGCTTCGCTCAGTCTGCCCCGCATCTTTCGCCCGCTGCGACGCAAGCCTCAACAGCCCTGA
- a CDS encoding sensor domain-containing phosphodiesterase has translation MNIFRYSSEASSQRFFEQKQALSNPGLLRLAAGLLLVLLALAGFGAGISHAAEPVKISRDDTALDLTATTEIHLNQGEAFQVSTAAGSDGIRRRIEVRASSAQHQGDWAVFALANVSDEQLERVIVAPHYRLVNSKVFWPDLGSQRIISITPSEGFSLDRVPSDDADVFRITLNPGAVVTFVAELATPNLPQIYLWEPDAYKDTINSFTLYRGIVLGISGLLAVFLTILFVVRGTSMLPAAASLAWAVLAYICVDFGFLGKLISITTHSEQIWRAGAEVGLASGFVIFLFTYLNLNRWHVNLGYATFAWILGLVLLFGVAIYDPSIAAGIARLSFALTATAGIALIVYLGFNRYDRAILLVPTWTLIIVWLIAGWMTVTGRLSNDIIQPAHGGALVLIVLLIGFTVMQHAFAGGGYNQGLFSDLERQSLALTGAGDIVWDWDVARDRVVTIPDISTRLGLSHGALHGAARNWIPSLHPDDRDRFRATLDVLLEHKRGRLNHEFRIRADDGHFHWLHIRARPVLGANGEIIRCIGTIADVTEQKNTVDRLLQDAINDNLTGLPNREVFLDRLQTLLTVTATADTVRPTVMIVDIDNFGRVNDMLGISAGDNILIALTRRLRRLLKPQDTLARLSGDQFGLILISERDPAKVADFADAMSKAIMVPINFANREINLTASIGLVSWVDQQESAAGLLSDAELAMYRAKRGGGNKVEPFRPAFRGSVSEKLQLETELARAVERGELTMVYQPIVRLDDEELAGFEALMRWEHPKRGTISPSEFIPLAESCDLIMPLGMFALERAATDLVEWEKQTGEMPIFVSVNLSSAQLINNTLYTDIRSLLSRVNCNPARLKLELTESVVVENPEQARLVLEKLKDIGLSLALDDFGTGYSSLSYLTRFPFDTLKLDRELVTDTSERRNILLRSVIGMAKDMGMDVVAEGIASEDDGDELAQMGCHYGQSFLYGAPVGPEAVMRLLKDQQQRAKRA, from the coding sequence ATGAATATATTCAGATACTCATCCGAGGCCAGTTCCCAGCGGTTTTTTGAGCAGAAACAGGCCTTATCCAATCCAGGCCTGTTGCGGCTTGCCGCTGGCCTCCTGCTGGTGCTCCTGGCACTGGCCGGGTTTGGAGCGGGCATCAGCCATGCCGCCGAACCGGTGAAGATTTCACGTGACGATACAGCGCTTGACCTCACCGCCACGACGGAAATCCATCTCAATCAGGGTGAGGCATTTCAGGTCTCTACTGCCGCCGGGTCCGATGGCATTCGCCGCCGCATCGAAGTGCGCGCCTCGTCAGCGCAGCACCAGGGCGATTGGGCGGTGTTTGCGCTCGCCAATGTATCCGACGAGCAGTTGGAGCGGGTGATCGTCGCGCCGCATTATCGTCTCGTCAATTCCAAGGTGTTCTGGCCGGATCTCGGCTCGCAGCGGATCATTTCCATCACCCCCAGCGAAGGATTTTCGCTGGACCGGGTGCCGAGCGACGATGCCGATGTGTTTCGCATCACCCTCAATCCGGGGGCTGTGGTGACATTCGTGGCCGAACTGGCAACGCCGAACCTGCCGCAGATCTATCTGTGGGAGCCGGATGCCTATAAGGATACGATCAACTCGTTCACACTTTATCGCGGCATCGTGCTGGGCATTTCCGGCCTGCTGGCGGTGTTCCTGACCATTCTGTTCGTGGTGCGCGGCACATCCATGCTGCCCGCCGCCGCCTCGCTGGCCTGGGCGGTGCTCGCCTATATCTGCGTCGATTTCGGCTTTCTTGGCAAGCTGATCAGCATCACCACCCATAGCGAGCAGATCTGGCGAGCGGGGGCCGAAGTGGGCCTGGCCTCCGGCTTCGTGATCTTTCTCTTTACCTATCTCAACCTCAATCGCTGGCATGTGAACCTTGGCTACGCGACCTTTGCCTGGATCTTGGGCCTGGTGCTGCTGTTTGGCGTGGCCATCTACGATCCGTCGATTGCCGCTGGCATTGCCCGACTGTCCTTTGCGCTGACGGCCACGGCGGGAATCGCGCTGATCGTCTATCTCGGTTTCAACCGCTATGACCGCGCCATCCTGCTGGTGCCGACCTGGACGCTGATTATCGTCTGGCTGATTGCCGGTTGGATGACGGTGACGGGTCGGCTCTCCAATGACATCATCCAGCCCGCTCATGGCGGCGCGCTGGTGCTGATCGTGCTGCTGATCGGCTTTACCGTCATGCAGCATGCCTTTGCTGGCGGTGGCTATAACCAGGGCCTGTTTTCCGATCTGGAACGGCAATCCCTGGCGCTGACCGGGGCTGGCGACATCGTCTGGGACTGGGATGTGGCCCGCGACCGGGTGGTGACCATTCCCGATATTTCCACCCGGCTTGGCCTGAGCCACGGCGCGCTGCACGGGGCTGCCCGCAACTGGATTCCCAGCCTGCACCCCGATGACCGCGACCGTTTTCGCGCCACGCTGGACGTGCTTCTGGAGCACAAGCGTGGGCGGCTGAACCACGAATTCCGCATCCGCGCCGATGACGGGCATTTCCACTGGCTGCATATCCGCGCCCGGCCGGTATTGGGAGCCAATGGCGAAATCATCCGCTGCATCGGTACGATTGCCGATGTCACCGAGCAGAAAAACACCGTCGACCGGCTGTTGCAGGATGCGATCAACGACAATCTCACCGGCTTGCCGAACCGGGAAGTGTTTCTGGACCGTTTGCAGACGCTTTTGACCGTGACCGCCACCGCCGATACGGTGCGCCCGACTGTGATGATCGTCGATATCGACAATTTCGGTCGGGTCAACGACATGCTCGGGATTTCCGCCGGAGACAATATTCTGATCGCGCTGACCCGGCGGCTGCGCCGCCTGTTGAAGCCACAGGATACGCTGGCCCGGCTTTCGGGTGACCAGTTCGGTCTGATCCTGATTTCCGAGCGCGATCCGGCCAAGGTCGCCGATTTTGCCGATGCGATGAGCAAGGCGATCATGGTGCCGATCAATTTCGCCAATCGCGAGATCAACCTGACCGCCTCCATCGGCCTGGTCTCCTGGGTGGACCAGCAGGAAAGCGCTGCCGGGCTGCTGTCGGATGCCGAGCTTGCCATGTACCGCGCCAAGCGCGGCGGCGGCAACAAGGTGGAACCGTTCCGCCCGGCATTCCGGGGCAGCGTCTCGGAAAAACTGCAGCTGGAAACCGAACTTGCCCGCGCTGTCGAGCGTGGCGAGTTGACCATGGTCTATCAGCCGATCGTCCGGCTGGATGACGAGGAGCTGGCCGGTTTCGAAGCGCTGATGCGCTGGGAACATCCCAAGCGCGGCACGATCTCCCCTTCTGAATTCATACCCCTGGCGGAAAGCTGCGACCTGATCATGCCGCTCGGCATGTTCGCGCTGGAGCGGGCGGCAACGGATCTGGTGGAATGGGAAAAGCAGACAGGCGAAATGCCGATTTTCGTCTCCGTCAACCTGTCCAGCGCCCAGCTGATCAACAACACGCTCTATACCGATATCCGCAGCCTGCTCAGCCGAGTCAATTGCAATCCGGCCCGGCTGAAGCTGGAGCTGACCGAATCCGTCGTAGTCGAAAATCCCGAACAGGCACGGCTGGTGCTGGAAAAGCTGAAGGATATCGGGCTCAGTCTCGCCTTGGATGATTTCGGCACCGGCTATTCCTCACTGTCCTATCTGACGCGCTTTCCCTTCGATACGCTGAAACTCGACCGGGAACTGGTGACCGATACCAGCGAGCGGCGCAATATCCTGCTGCGCTCGGTGATCGGAATGGCCAAGGACATGGGCATGGATGTCGTAGCGGAAGGCATTGCCAGCGAGGATGACGGCGACGAACTGGCCCAAATGGGCTGCCATTACGGCCAGAGCTTCCTCTACGGCGCCCCGGTTGGCCCGGAAGCGGTCATGCGTCTTTTGAAAGACCAGCAACAGCGGGCAAAGCGGGCTTGA
- a CDS encoding YqgE/AlgH family protein yields MAFLTLKSDRERGFLDGHFLIAMPGMADGNFTRSVVYVCAHTTAGAMGFIINRTQPVKFADILLHLDLIDQNDAIMLPDHARNFPIQCGGPVETGRGFVLHSDDYLSDSSIPVSDDISLTATLDIVRAISDGRGPARATMLLGYAGWGPGQLEAEIANNGWLNCPASEDLIFDPVLDNKYDRALALIGISPATLSAEAGHA; encoded by the coding sequence ATGGCTTTTTTGACCTTGAAGTCTGACCGCGAAAGAGGCTTTCTCGACGGCCATTTCCTGATCGCCATGCCCGGCATGGCTGACGGCAATTTTACCCGCAGTGTCGTCTATGTCTGCGCCCATACGACGGCTGGCGCCATGGGCTTCATCATCAACCGCACCCAGCCGGTCAAATTCGCCGATATCCTGCTGCATCTCGACCTGATCGATCAGAACGATGCGATCATGCTGCCGGACCATGCCCGCAACTTCCCCATTCAATGCGGCGGTCCGGTGGAAACCGGCCGTGGCTTTGTGCTGCATTCCGACGATTACCTCAGCGACAGCAGCATTCCGGTCAGCGACGATATTTCCCTGACCGCGACGCTCGACATCGTCCGCGCCATTTCCGATGGACGCGGCCCGGCGCGCGCCACCATGCTGCTTGGCTATGCCGGTTGGGGGCCGGGCCAGTTGGAGGCGGAGATCGCCAATAATGGCTGGCTGAATTGCCCGGCCTCAGAAGACCTGATCTTCGATCCGGTCCTTGACAATAAATATGACCGGGCGCTGGCCCTGATCGGCATCAGCCCCGCCACCCTGTCGGCAGAGGCTGGCCACGCCTGA
- a CDS encoding protein-disulfide reductase DsbD domain-containing protein yields MIHAIFSMRQVFTLSPALLLSALLALMPLGDANAATSAWATSDGGRMRLIVLPPAPDGTRQAGLQIEPNDGWFTYWREPGDSGIPPQLTAPPEAKVTPSPLSFPVPKRMDIGSVRDVGYDHAVVFPFTLKSSGEDWQSPLKLTAFIGMCRNICIPFQADLSIDLSHEETTDVGEVKLIDKAKSKLPAAAAEDFYVSDFEMAPDLSSLDVSLVLPDGSKDEPRILVTGPEGYLFTEYKAVQGKGNSRTLRIALPKLPRNYSVSGKTWHILVAAGNKRAMEAPLAFGTGRPIVQP; encoded by the coding sequence ATGATCCATGCAATTTTTTCAATGCGCCAGGTGTTCACCCTCTCTCCAGCTCTGCTGCTCTCTGCTCTTTTGGCATTGATGCCGTTGGGCGACGCGAACGCCGCCACCTCCGCCTGGGCGACCAGCGACGGCGGCCGGATGCGGCTGATCGTCCTGCCGCCGGCTCCGGATGGAACCCGGCAGGCGGGCCTGCAGATTGAGCCGAACGACGGCTGGTTTACCTATTGGCGCGAGCCCGGCGACAGCGGTATTCCACCACAATTGACCGCCCCGCCGGAGGCGAAGGTCACACCCTCGCCGCTGAGCTTCCCGGTGCCCAAGCGCATGGATATCGGCAGCGTACGCGATGTCGGCTATGACCATGCCGTGGTATTTCCCTTCACCCTGAAAAGCAGCGGGGAGGATTGGCAAAGCCCGCTCAAGCTGACGGCCTTCATCGGCATGTGCCGCAATATCTGCATTCCGTTTCAAGCCGATCTCAGCATCGATCTCAGCCACGAGGAAACCACCGATGTCGGCGAGGTTAAGCTGATTGACAAGGCCAAATCCAAACTGCCTGCGGCGGCTGCGGAGGATTTTTACGTCTCCGACTTCGAAATGGCCCCCGATCTTTCCAGCCTCGACGTGTCGCTGGTCCTGCCCGATGGCTCCAAGGACGAGCCGCGTATTCTGGTGACCGGACCGGAAGGCTATCTGTTTACCGAATACAAGGCGGTGCAAGGCAAAGGCAATAGCCGCACGCTGCGCATCGCTCTGCCCAAACTTCCGCGCAATTATTCGGTGAGCGGCAAGACCTGGCACATTCTGGTGGCAGCCGGCAACAAGCGCGCCATGGAAGCCCCGCTTGCCTTCGGAACCGGCCGCCCTATAGTGCAGCCCTGA
- a CDS encoding diacylglycerol/lipid kinase family protein, with protein sequence MRVTVIRNPVAGGAHTWPATARALAEIFPGYSLVETVKGMTGSQVRAAVTPETDLVLVVGGDGTVGQAVDGLLTSLCPQTAFAFLPGGTGADFSRNFDWPATTERQLQAIATATPRRIDVGVLQSRLGSGEVHSTHFINVASTGVSGEIVAAIEASRGPSRLPAFLRYRLMSLVRIARYKGAALRISVDGRRVYDGAVLVAAVTNGSWFGAGVRAAPQALLDDGQLDLVFARHCGAIGNLKIFAAFANGSPANSSAIKTHRGQVIDIEPQGKIPMAEADGEVIRPGALRFSILPQALTVRLPPAVAPG encoded by the coding sequence ATGAGGGTCACGGTCATTCGCAATCCTGTGGCGGGCGGTGCTCATACATGGCCTGCCACGGCTCGTGCCCTTGCGGAGATTTTTCCCGGCTATTCGCTGGTCGAAACCGTCAAGGGCATGACGGGCTCCCAGGTGCGCGCCGCTGTCACGCCCGAAACCGATCTGGTTCTGGTGGTGGGCGGCGATGGCACGGTTGGTCAGGCCGTGGATGGGCTGCTGACGTCGCTTTGTCCACAAACCGCCTTTGCGTTCCTGCCGGGTGGCACGGGCGCGGATTTTTCCCGCAATTTCGATTGGCCCGCGACCACTGAGCGCCAATTGCAGGCGATTGCGACGGCTACCCCGCGCCGCATCGATGTCGGTGTTCTGCAAAGCCGTTTGGGCAGTGGCGAGGTCCATTCCACGCATTTCATCAATGTCGCCAGTACCGGCGTGTCGGGCGAGATCGTCGCGGCGATCGAGGCAAGCCGTGGACCCTCGCGTCTGCCGGCTTTTCTGCGCTACCGGCTGATGTCATTGGTGCGCATCGCTCGTTACAAGGGCGCGGCCCTGCGTATTTCGGTGGATGGAAGGCGCGTTTATGACGGCGCGGTTCTTGTGGCCGCCGTTACCAATGGCAGCTGGTTTGGCGCCGGTGTGCGCGCCGCGCCGCAGGCTTTGCTGGACGATGGCCAGCTCGATCTGGTCTTTGCACGCCATTGCGGCGCCATTGGCAATCTGAAGATCTTTGCCGCTTTCGCTAATGGCAGTCCGGCGAATTCGTCCGCGATCAAGACCCATCGCGGCCAGGTGATCGACATCGAGCCGCAGGGCAAGATCCCCATGGCCGAGGCCGATGGCGAAGTGATCAGGCCCGGCGCATTGCGCTTCAGCATTTTGCCGCAGGCGCTCACAGTTCGCCTTCCACCCGCTGTGGCGCCTGGGTGA